TGTCACTAGCTGCCAACCGAGGCTGGAAATTATGGCAATTTGACATAAAAAACGCCTTTTTACATGGTGAtcttgaggaggaagtctatATGGATGTTCCACCAGGATTCGGTCCAAATACAGGACAGGTAGTTTGCAGACTAAAAAAGGCTTTGTACGgactaaaacagtccccgagggCTTGGTTTGGAAGATTTACCAAAGTAATGCTCAAGTTGGGGTATAAACAGAGTCAAGGAGATCACACTCTGTTTGTAAAACACTCATCTTCAGGGGGAGTGACTGCTTTATTAGTCTATGTAGATGACATTATAGTGACTGGTGATGACCTGGAAGGAATGGAGAATTTAAAGAAATGCCTAGTAAAAGAATTTGAAGTCAAAGAACTCGGaaagttaaaatatttccttGGTATTGAAGTGGCACACTCTCGGGAAGGAATCTTCATATCTCAGCAAAAATACATAGTTGATTTGTTGACAGAGACAGGCAAGTTGGGATGTAAACCAGCAGACACACCCATAGAGGTGAATGACAGACTTGGAGATGCACTAGAAGATGCAGCAGTTGATAAAAGTTCATATTAAAGACTTGTGGGGAAGCTGATTTACTTGTCTCATACCAGACCGGATATTGCCTATGCAGTCGGTGTTGTAAGTCAGTTTATGCACAACCCCAAAGAATTACATCTTAGAGCTGTGTATCAAATTCTACATACTTAAAGGCACGCCAGGTAAAGGAATCTTATTTAAAAAGGGGGAGAATTTAACCCTTGAAGCCTATACTGATACAGATTATGTGGGGTCTATGGTTGATAGAAGATCAACCTCGGGCTATTGCACTTTCCTAGGAGGCAATCTTGTGACTTGGAGGAGTAAAAAACAGAATGTTGTGGCTAGCTCTAGTGCAGAAGCTGAATTTAGGGCGATGGCTCTTGGAATTTGTGAGCTATTATggctaaaaattattttggaagattTGAAGATCAAGTGGGAAGGTCCAATGAAGTTGTATTGTGATAATAAGTCTGCTATCAATATTGCACATAATCCAGTTCAACATGATCGTACGAAGCACATTGAGGTTGACAGACATTTTATAAAGGAAAAACTGGACAGTGGCTTAATTTGCACTCCATTTGTGTCCACTGATGGTCAACTAGCAGACATACTTACCAAAGGGTTGTCTGGAAAGTTGTTTCAAAAACTAGTAAGCAAGCTGAGAATGGATGATATCCACttcccagcttgagggggagtgtcagATTACAGTTTACTAATTAAGGAATATTTAAGTGTATCAGAtaggattctgtaaatattttactgattactatccctaactttaaggctgtTTTTTTTAGACAGCATCCCTAGAGTTAGTCTGTTTCCTAGTATAGAGTTTCCTAAGTTAGGCttactatgtgtataaatatttatgtaatttcttatgaataaGACGGAATAGAAAAAGCCTGTTCTTAACAGTATAATATTTGATTTTCAAggttaaagaatttttaaaagtatcttgTAAGTTTCAGATGAGGAGGAGCCCAAAAAAGTTTGTAACTCAAATATTTTAGATCTGTAATTTTTCACCCCCAGACCACAGTTTAAAGTCCTTTGCAGCTATCTTTTGGAGAAACAGTATCTAGTCATACAAACTCCATGCTTATCAAATTTCAGAGAGTTAGTTCACCTGTGACAACTCCAATTGAACCAGTTAAAGTCAAATTTTCAGCAACAATAGTTTGAGCTGCCATAGCCATATAATATCCTCCACTAGCAGCCACATCACCCATGGATGCAATGACAGGTTTCGATGCAGCTAAAAGTTTGATTTCCCTCCACATTCTGGATATTGTAAACATAAACTATAGTTAGTAAATGGACCGATGtagaatattatattatgtatttcaaGAAGAAATTAAAATGATGAAGATTAGCACATAATACAAGAGTTTCAAAATTCAGCATTGTAGGGAAACAAAAATGATATCTCATATCAGAGAAAACGGGGAGATTTTTTTATGACATTCTCTTCTCATTGTAATATGCAAAATGACCGTAAAATATTCGATGACTAAAGATTAAAAGGATGATCTGAGGATTTCAGAATGAAGATGACACATAATGTCATGCATCACTTACAGATAAACAAGATACTGCATGGATATTGAAAGCTTATATATTCTTAATTGTTTCAACAATAATTAGATCCTTAAATGAATATTCACTAGAAAGAGTCAATCTTTAAAATCACTTACAAATCTGAAGCAAGAGCATCACCTCCGGGGCTGTCAATTCGTATGATAACAGCCTTGTATCTTTTTGATTCTACAGCAAAACAAaaaagtattattttaaaaaccTACTTTGGGGGAAGGGGGTTACCCGTAACCAACCTAAATAAAGCAGCAAGTATACAGAAAGTAAAATCTTACACTTTCTGCACACAGATTTTATTTTGGATACAAATAACAGTATGCACCAAAGGAATTCAAAATTAGCCATTTTGTGGTATAAAAACACTTAAGTGAGGTTTGTAAAATCCATGATTTAATTTACTCCGTTTTCTGCATTTCaacaagaaaaatatatatttgtatattttagtaGCGAATATGATTTAATAGCCTTTATGAATAAACAAGTAAACAACTGCAACCCAACACCATGCATGCTACTGTAGAAGGCTGAAATTTAAAAGCTACGAATTGGTTTTATCATAGACTTTTTTTATAAGGAACATTTATTGATGTGATAAATGTAGGTccattttatcaaaaataataCTCTAATATTTCAAATTCTCTAAATCAGCCCCTTTTGACAATACATTTGTTTCTATCTTTTGAATCCTAATTCTCTAATATTTTGTATCTTTGACTTCATGAGAATGATCAATTGCATGAGCTGCAGTTAACTTATATGTCAATACAAAGTGTTTAGATATAGGATATGGTCCTCCTATATGAAAACTTTAGAGTTGGATTTTTTCCCCAATCTACACACCATTGCATGCAAGTTAAAATGAGGTATACCTCGGACACTACGAATCTTCTCAATGATTTGCTCTGCAACGATACCAGAACTTGGCGAACTTAATGGACTCCTCACACGGCTAATGCTCCCAGTAGCTCTGATCACAGCTATTAGGTCTTTACCACCTGTTAAACCGAGAGTCCACTTCCTAACTTTGGAGTATTTCCTACATTTACAAAGAAAGAGGAATCTTAAGTAAAATGCACAGCAATTAAAATTGCAAGCAATGGCATAAATATTATACTAGTGTGTGTGTATAAACTATATACACCATTAAAGATGATATTCCTTTGATAAAAAGATAAGGAATGTAACATACAAGTGTCCAATAGATTAAACATGCATTGCAAcattatatacacaaaaaaaagaaaaaggggaaaaagcAAAGATTATcgaaaatgaaatttatagtaCATTTCATAATGTAAGTCTTTGGACAACCAGATTAGGAGGTTATATGATGAACAGTAGCATATACCATAACGCTCAGCTTAACGTACGACTTCAGATGTGCATATAATTAGGGTTCAAGCCACACAATGAAGATAAACCTATCTAACCAACCTTTTTCCAAGGGGTTTGAAACTATAGGGCTATAAATTTCAAGTTGACAATTCAAAGATTCAATGGTTGGAAGTTGGAACTCCCTTCAGGTAATATTGTAGGGATGTATTATCTTCAAATTTTTGAAATGACAAGAAGTAATATAGAAATTTCAATGCCCTGAAGATTATATCGAAAAAAACGAAAGAACTCACTTGTAATCAACCATAGAAAGCTTTTTATCCTTGTGGACACCAAGCCTTTCTTTCAACATTGAGATAACCTGCAGAAGttacaaatatcaaatattaGTCATATAAATTTCTACAGTTCACTTAGAATTAAACTATAGACCAACCCGTCATGACATTTTTTTACTACTCTCAGCCACATTCTTCAATATATGTTACAATGCAGGCAAATAGTGCAGAGAGGAAGTAGTTTGAATAGCCCGAGCTTATGTACctcaaaaaacttaaaataaaaataatgttggaTACATAGTTGCTATGTTTTAGAatattttttcttcctttttattcTCTTAAGGGCTCTACATCTTTGAAACCTTTACCCCATAACAACTCTTAAAGAGATAGGGTGATGCTGCTCGGACTCAAGTGTATAAGTACCGGACATGGATTTGTCCAACACAGGTATGTTCAATTTTTTCAAGATTTCTGTGTATTAGAAGAGTTCTTGGAGGATCACTTCCCCATACCCATGTTTGGATAGACATCGAACACAAGTACTTCGAGAAAAATGAAGAATCAACGCAACATGGAGATAGGGAGCACTATTATCAACTGTCTGATGATTCTACCTCATCATCATAATGTATATTTGTTATGAATCCCTCCTCTTTTAGCTTTTCTACTTCATAGACCCCTTCATTAATAAAGTTCTCAACATCTTCTCGTTTCTTTCCTGTATAAGATTTGTGTGagcaaaaattttcttttatgctttgaaataaaaaacacaaCAAAAAGAGAGAGTAAAAGACACCTTTTGAAGAGGAAACTACATCCAGCCAATTCCCATATATGTTATCAAGCAATGAAGTAAGCATCTCGCAATTTTCTTCAGACATACTTTTCCGTGTAAGTTGGTCCCCAGCACTTTTGTATTTACCAATCCTTTGAACCTGTGGTTCAATTCCAATTTTCTCAAGAACTCCTGCAAATAGATTTAGACCACCAACCTAGTGTTAAATTCAAGTCACAGCATGGCATTAACAAATGCTATTAAACAGAGAAGACGAAAAGTTGAAATTATGAAACTATAACTATCACAAGgaggtaaataaaagaaaataaagcgaTGAAAAGAGAATTATTTTATAAATCTATAAGATGCAAACAGACTACCTACAGGTTCCTGAATCTAGGATgctccaactcttcatttttcttaaggcATTCGTGTCCATGAGTCTGGCACATATTTAAACATTGGTAAGGGAATACGGCCCCCTCAAAGACCCTCCAATACATTGaaaaactaaaaaggaaaactCGAATATACCCATGTGGGAAACATCCGTATCAAACACTCACCCCGAGTCCAACTAATTTAGGCCATGAAGATAATAGAGGCAGTTGAGACTATTTTCTTTTCCAAGGGTCACTTTAATAATCTTAAAAGTGCCATCAACAGTTAAAAGGATTGTAAAAACTCCGCTAAAAGGCATTTAACTAAGCGTTAGTTACAAGCTAATTGAAGCCAACAGCATGAATATTAAACCATCTGGTCCTAGACTATTATCTCCCACAGatgtttatttaaaaaccatATCGCCAGTGCTTTAACCATAAGGTTAAGGTTCCCTTATTTGCAAGCTTCTCAATAAAATGAAAGACTAACAAAAGAAAGAACAGAAAATACGAGAGAAATTTCAGTCAACTAACCTCCAAGGAATGAAGCTTGAACAGTCAGACCATACAAAGAAAAATAAGCACTTGGTGGTGCATAAATCTCTTCGCAGGCACAAGCAAGGTAAAACTCTTTCTCCCCACATGCAGGGATGTAAGCAATGATGAACTTACCTATAAGTTccataaaagattaaatttcCAGTTTAATTCCTTTAAcaataaattaagtatttaaatcaAATCTAACATTTGGATAGAAGAAACTTGTTTTCTTCAGATACATTTACCATATGTTAACTTTTAAATTTGGGAGAAATATGcttgaaaaattaaatagttatccaaaataaaaagttattaaaaaaaaaaaaaacttaaagtcCAAGCTAAACTTAAGATATAGCCATTAAGCTTGCATAGTCTGAACTCCAAAGAATCCATATATGCATACATTGAATCATGTACTTGTCAATTAAAAACTGCTTTCATGGTTCTTTAACAGTATTTTGGTCATAGAAGCTACTTTCCTTCTCAAAGAATAAACTCACTGGTTTTTAGTGGATTACAATACCCAAAGTTGTCCAACAGTTCAATTTGTGCACAGATATCAAACTTGAAGTGAGACAATGAACTAAATGAATCTACCTGATTTCTTAAAGTTCAAAATATGCCTTCGAATTTCTTCAACTTTTCCCCATCCGCAGTTCAAAGGTTCTATGTGGAGATAGACACCGGAAATGCGAGGATCGTATGCAGCTTTTACAAAATTCTCGCAAATTTGTGGCAGAGAGAGTCCTGAAGAGAAACGGCTCTTTAGCTGATCAGATATCTGAACATGGAAAGAGCAGAATTTTttcaaatccaaaaaaaaaaaactataaaaagctAAATAATGCAAACAATTTCTTGGGAAAATGAAGTTCAAATATAAATTAATGGCAATAAGGAGGTTCATTTGAACTAATCCAGGTGCCGTTGTTAAGCAACCTTTAaatcatataattttatctttacccAGATTTCCCTTTTTcaaattgcaaaaaataaaaatctaaagtaTCAAGATATGTGCTGAAAATCAGACGTATTGACAACTCTGCTAAAACAAGACTAAAAACACTGAATTCTTTAAAAATGAAgaaccattttcataaaaaatggaTGATGTAATCCTTCTACAAAGTGAATTCATTTCACCTTAAAGTAGTATCTCCATTATCATCAGCAAAATCCCATTTCTGTTTTTCAGGATTCTCAGCACAACTATTTAGTATTTACTACcaaatgaataaaaattgaaaatatgattatCAAACAGACAATAAGACACATTTACTACTCAGTTAAACAAGATTAAAAACACTGAAATCTTTAGAAAGTGAAGAACAATGTTTGAAAAAATGGATATAAAATCCTTTTGCTAACACAATAGTTCCTGAAACTGAATTCATTTCACATGAAAGTAGTGTCACCATTATCATAAGCAAATAAcaccttttcttttttcatgaTTCTCAACAACTATTTCCTACCAAacgaataaaatatgaaactaaatatGATCAAACGATCAAGCATATTAACTCAGCTGAACAAGATTAAAAACATTGTTTCtttagaaaatgaagaacaatgttcttaaaaaatgtatataacaTCCTGCTGCAAACAAAATAGATCCTCAGAACTGAATTCATTTCACCTTGAATTAGTGTGAATTCCCAATATATACTGCCAGATCagaaaataagcttaaagaaaagggaaattgagAAGAAGCAAACCTGGCCACGCAGTTTCATAGTCAAAACACTGCCTTTTCGAACCCTTTGCCAAGGGAAAGCAATAAGCATCTTTAACTTAACAACGAAACTCTTCCACCCACTAATTTTCTCATACTCCATTTCCCCACTAGGATACTCGATCTCCAATTGTTCaacaactttttcttctttttcattttgggTCTCGATAGAAGACGAAGAATCATCGAAAGCTCGAGTTGAAAAAGAAGAAGGGAACGAAAAGCTTGGGCTATGGAAATGGTGTTTAAGAGCTGGCAAAGAAATGGAATGAAATGGAGAGATGGGAGAGTAACATTTGGAAACTGATGGGATTATAAGAGGCTTTGAGAGGATGGAAGTAACAGTTCTGGGATGGATTCTGGGCGTTGAATGAACAGTTTGGAAGAGTAaaattttagacatgttattggGATTTCGATTTGGAACTGGACTAAGCTAAAGAATTAAAGTGAAGAGAGAAAATATATCGTAAAAGTGGCGGAAAAGAAATGGCGGAAATGGATGAGGAACAGCaaaattgggaaaaaaataaaaaggtaaactTTCCTCCACGTAACACTGTTATGCATTACCCGTTGCAGGTGTACTTTTTGGGCTAAATTAGAACTGTAGTTTGATTTGAAATATCTGTTGAAATTTTGTGTAACTAGGAAATTGTTTTAAAGGAtcataaatgaataattttttttgaagcaGCAAagcataattttattattatattaattttattttttaaaattaaaaaaaattatataaataaatatttatttttggggTCAAGTCCAACTCCtcctttaaaaattaattttttaactcgaataaaaaagataaaattacattattttaataaatatttgtgttttttaaaattaaaaaattaaaataaaattacatcaaTGATAATCATCCTCTTACCCATATATCTTTGGAATGATATTTACCATGTTTTTATTAGAGTGCATGGGCTAAACTTGCCTATAGTAAACCCCATATAATATGAATATAGAAAAAAGtcaaatatgatatgaaaagtaacaaatcatataaatacacaaatataTTAAAACTTAGATAGCATTTTTTTAAAGAGTGTAATGtaagttattaatttataaaaatatatgtaaatacaAAGTATTTTAAATACAATACAGATATATCAAAATCAATCGAttgcatttaaaaaataatttacgttataaatataaaatgtgatAATATTTTATACTCAGTCGTGCATACCATCGGTGAATAATAATATGGtatttcattattaaataaaacaaaaaaatagatgacttataaataaatataattaacttttttaaaacataattaaataataattaattataaataaatgtcgATACTCTTAACTTTTAAACATAATATCCTAATTTGgagaattattaatatttattcatAATAGTTATgattgttatttaattatgttgaaataaaattattagtatttatttataattttttcatattttttgtttaatttaacaaGAATGTGTCATACTTATTATATACTGATAATACATGGGACATATGTACTAGCGATACATCAAATATTATtccatataaaatatattaaataccaATGATTTTGATAGTGTAAAATTAATATCCCATACTTTGTCTTTCATACTTGTCTtgtttaacaattaaaaaaaaatcattgttgCGATAATCGTAACAATATTCATTATATTTACAACTGTAATAAGCAATTAAACATTGTATTACGTaattacaatttaaatatctAAATTCACCACGTAGACGAACCAAGCATTTTCACGTGCCTCAATTCGCCAAAATTCGCCGCCTTTCATACTTGCTCACACAGCTGAGCAACGGAAGCGACCGCCACCATCGGTTTAGCCAAGCAACTCGGACTTTCTTCACCGGCCATAATAACAAACACCTCGTCTGATGCCGGCATATCATAATCTTCTAATTTATTCATATTCGGCTGATACATTGGTGTTTCCAAGTGATTGCTCGGTGCTGGATTCGATTCGGGCTGAACTTTAGAACATAACAACTTTAACAACAACATCGTCATTAACGAAATTACCAAAAACAGCCCAATGTACAGGCATGCCTTACCTGTGCTCCAATGCAAATTTTCAGGCTCGTTTGATGATGGAGAAgacattgaaaatttgaaagtccCTCATTTGTTTCAGCCTGggtttatatatgtgtgtgtatacaTATAAGCCATGAATGCGTTAATTGATGGAATTGTTTGAAGTTAAAAAAGGCATGCAAAAGCATCTTTGCTCGGTCAAATATGGGTATTCCAACTATTGTCCTTAGTGCAATCTAGTCCTCGTTACTGTAACTTTGCTTAATCGCACTTGGACTTAGATGTTATTGTTAGTAAATTATTCGagattaattaaatcaaaatttatttaatttgataattataagGTTAAGCTTTAATTCTAACAACTTGAGCTATTGATTAAATAGAACTTAAGAATAGCAATACTCGATTTGAACGATTCGTGAGtctaattaatattttcattttaatatatttttatattatgaaattatatttttattcttactatataaaaaatttaaaataaaaatgagcttaatcaaattcaaattcaatattaaatataaaaattgataaataaattaatagaGCTTGAGCTCAAATAACTTAATTATATTTCGAATCAAAATTCCTCTATAAAAATTAAACTCAACTATAAAAGTACTTCCCGTTCACTCATTAAAAAAACCACTcactcaaatattttttttattgcaaaatataattaaaaaacgaTAGGGTGTGTTTCATTTCGGGCTCAACATGAAAGGTAAAATATGAAATGGACTCCAATTGGCAATATTCGAATATAAAATACGAATAcagaattattttaaaatttatattagcaaatatatattttttaaatgttatgcCGATACAACAAATTATACAAACGCCACATAAATTCATctgtcatcatcatcatctcatATTTGCATAGATTTGTTAATAAATTATAtctgaatttaattataaaaatatatttttaaaattaattttactgATAAATAAAATCCTATTTAAACTCaaacataaattttcaaaaatccaACCACAACTCAACATGATTCATAAATTTgtctaaataatttatattaaatttgtttattggTTAAGTCAAACTATATTACAAatcgatttaaaatttttcaaacttatattcaattttaacttattCAACTCGATGACCTATTtcacttattaaattattagtaaatttatattttagtcacttaattttaaaaaattataatttttttaatttttaaatagttcaatgatctaaataaaaattttaaaaaaatttaataaatattttataactttttaaaattaattaatcaaaatataaatttattaataatttaatgatgtaTAGTTTActcttttttataattaaaa
This window of the Gossypium hirsutum isolate 1008001.06 chromosome A09, Gossypium_hirsutum_v2.1, whole genome shotgun sequence genome carries:
- the LOC107931495 gene encoding serine protease SPPA, chloroplastic isoform X1, whose protein sequence is MSKILLFQTVHSTPRIHPRTVTSILSKPLIIPSVSKCYSPISPFHSISLPALKHHFHSPSFSFPSSFSTRAFDDSSSSIETQNEKEEKVVEQLEIEYPSGEMEYEKISGWKSFVVKLKMLIAFPWQRVRKGSVLTMKLRGQISDQLKSRFSSGLSLPQICENFVKAAYDPRISGVYLHIEPLNCGWGKVEEIRRHILNFKKSGKFIIAYIPACGEKEFYLACACEEIYAPPSAYFSLYGLTVQASFLGGVLEKIGIEPQVQRIGKYKSAGDQLTRKSMSEENCEMLTSLLDNIYGNWLDVVSSSKGKKREDVENFINEGVYEVEKLKEEGFITNIHYDDEVISMLKERLGVHKDKKLSMVDYKKYSKVRKWTLGLTGGKDLIAVIRATGSISRVRSPLSSPSSGIVAEQIIEKIRSVRESKRYKAVIIRIDSPGGDALASDLMWREIKLLAASKPVIASMGDVAASGGYYMAMAAQTIVAENLTLTGSIGVVTGKFNLGKLYEKIGFNKEVISRGRYAELLAAEQRPFRPDEAELFEKSAQNAYKQFRDKAAFSRSMPVEKMEEVAQGRVWAGKDAASRGLVDAIGGLSRAIAIAKHKIKIPQDRPVTLVELSRPSPTLPEVLSGIGSSIVGVDQTVKELLQDLTFSDGVQARMDGIMFQRLEGFPNATPLISLIKDYLSSL
- the LOC107931495 gene encoding serine protease SPPA, chloroplastic isoform X2, with product MSKILLFQTVHSTPRIHPRTVTSILSKPLIIPSVSKCYSPISPFHSISLPALKHHFHSPSFSFPSSFSTRAFDDSSSSIETQNEKEEKVVEQLEIEYPSGEMEYEKISGWKSFVVKLKMLIAFPWQRVRKGSVLTMKLRGQISDQLKSRFSSGLSLPQICENFVKAAYDPRISGVYLHIEPLNCGWGKVEEIRRHILNFKKSGKFIIAYIPACGEKEFYLACACEEIYAPPSAYFSLYGLTVQASFLGGVLEKIGIEPQVQRIGKYKSAGDQLTRKSMSEENCEMLTSLLDNIYGNWLDVVSSSKGKKREDVENFINEGVYEVEKLKEEGFITNIHYDDEVISMLKERLGVHKDKKLSMVDYKKYSKVRKWTLGLTGGKDLIAVIRATGSISRVRSPLSSPSSGIVAEQIIEKIRSVRESKRYKAVIIRIDSPGGDALASDLMWREIKLLAASKPVIASMGDVAASGGYYMAMAAQTIVAENLTLTGSIGVVTGKFNLGKLYEKIGFNKEVISRGRYAELLAAEQRPFRPDEAELFEKSAQNAYKQFRDKAAFSRSMPVEKMEEVAQGRVWAGKDAASRGLVDAIGGLSRAIAIAKHKIKIPQDRPTTHFHLSE